Proteins encoded in a region of the Streptomyces sp. NBC_01471 genome:
- a CDS encoding class I SAM-dependent methyltransferase, producing MTGTAHRSASTEGVAGGVGLTALLVAAARAIETHRHDSLAQDFYAEHFVRAAPACAGWPVRLQQVPDGDADPLWGRFARYFGLRTRVLDDFLLRSVHPGGARQVVLLGAGLDTRAFRLDWPPGCVIFEIDRAGVLAFKHQVLGGLAATPKTARVPVPADLRTDWAAALTDAGFDPAAPSVWLAEGLLFYLPVAAETHLIDTVDRLSTGGSTMAFEVKLDKDLLEYRDSPLYTSTKQQIGIDLLNLFDREPRPDSAGRLGSRGWSTSVHTPFEFTRRHGRGPLPEQNDALKGNRWVFANKSRQ from the coding sequence ATGACCGGCACAGCGCATCGGAGCGCCAGTACGGAAGGTGTGGCAGGGGGCGTCGGTCTGACCGCTCTCCTGGTCGCCGCGGCACGGGCGATCGAGACCCACCGCCACGACAGCCTGGCGCAGGACTTCTACGCGGAGCACTTCGTACGCGCCGCACCCGCGTGTGCGGGCTGGCCGGTCCGCTTGCAGCAGGTTCCGGACGGGGACGCGGACCCGCTGTGGGGACGTTTCGCGCGTTACTTCGGACTGCGGACGCGGGTCCTGGACGATTTCCTGCTGCGGTCGGTGCACCCGGGGGGTGCCCGCCAAGTCGTCCTGCTCGGGGCGGGCCTTGACACCCGGGCCTTCCGGCTCGACTGGCCTCCCGGCTGCGTGATCTTCGAGATCGACCGGGCCGGCGTGCTGGCGTTCAAGCACCAGGTGCTCGGCGGACTGGCGGCCACCCCGAAGACCGCGCGCGTACCGGTCCCGGCCGACCTGCGTACCGACTGGGCCGCCGCACTGACCGACGCGGGCTTCGACCCGGCCGCACCCAGCGTCTGGCTGGCCGAAGGGCTGCTGTTCTATCTGCCGGTCGCAGCCGAGACCCATCTCATCGACACGGTCGACCGGTTGAGTACGGGGGGAAGCACCATGGCGTTCGAGGTCAAGCTCGACAAGGACCTGCTGGAGTACCGCGACAGCCCGCTCTACACCTCGACGAAGCAGCAGATCGGCATCGACCTGCTCAACCTGTTCGACCGGGAGCCTCGGCCCGACTCCGCGGGCCGCCTGGGGAGCAGGGGGTGGTCCACATCGGTCCACACCCCGTTCGAATTCACCCGCCGCCACGGACGCGGGCCGCTCCCCGAGCAGAACGACGCGCTGAAAGGCAACCGCTGGGTGTTCGCGAACAAGTCCCGGCAGTGA
- a CDS encoding TetR/AcrR family transcriptional regulator — protein sequence MGTPKIDRARVAETALRLLNEVGLDGLSLRAIARELDVKAPALYWHFKDKQSLLDEMATLMYRRMIAEDLPESWRPETAAPEGGRQLPPETGGSWQDGLVVYHRALRAMLLRHRDGARVYSGARFTGTDHAQSLERQLGEMTSRGFGLAQAVQAGTTAYSFTVGFVIEEQGVQPMPDERREGYGIEERAERLADYPLTAAAGWEIFTDFDRRFEEGLRLVVAGIEAAYRPHDG from the coding sequence GTGGGAACACCGAAGATCGACCGGGCGCGCGTCGCGGAGACCGCGCTGCGGCTGCTGAACGAGGTAGGGCTCGACGGGCTGTCGCTGCGCGCCATCGCCAGGGAACTGGACGTCAAGGCGCCCGCGCTCTACTGGCACTTCAAGGACAAGCAGTCCCTGCTGGACGAGATGGCGACGCTGATGTACCGGCGGATGATCGCCGAGGACCTGCCGGAGTCCTGGCGGCCGGAGACCGCGGCGCCGGAGGGGGGCCGGCAGCTCCCGCCGGAGACCGGCGGGAGCTGGCAGGACGGGCTGGTCGTCTACCACCGCGCCCTGCGCGCCATGCTGCTGCGCCACCGCGACGGTGCCAGGGTCTACAGCGGGGCCCGGTTCACCGGCACCGACCACGCGCAGTCGCTGGAGCGGCAGCTGGGCGAGATGACCTCACGCGGGTTCGGCCTGGCGCAGGCGGTCCAGGCCGGCACCACGGCGTACTCGTTCACGGTCGGCTTCGTCATCGAGGAGCAGGGCGTCCAGCCGATGCCGGACGAGCGCCGCGAGGGGTACGGGATCGAGGAGCGGGCCGAGCGGCTCGCCGACTACCCGCTCACCGCGGCGGCCGGCTGGGAGATCTTCACCGACTTCGACCGGCGCTTCGAGGAGGGGCTGCGGCTGGTCGTCGCGGGGATCGAGGCGGCGTACCGGCCACACGACGGGTGA
- a CDS encoding FAD-dependent oxidoreductase — translation MELNSVKESVKESAETDVLIVGAGPTGLALAVDLARRGVRTTVAEKAERLFPGSRGKGLQPRTLEVFDDLGVIGEVLAASGPAPVQMIWKDGGRQGEHHMFDAVETTPAAPYAGTPRILPQWRTQEILYARLTGLGGEVSFGSALDSITQDTAGVTATLSTGATVRAAYAVAADGGSSTVRAALAVAMAGESVDPSSMLVADVRVPALDRLNWHVFPADAGFLALCPLPGTDDFQLAARFPDGERPDLSPDGVRALIAARTHLGAADVTEVLWASDFRPRAALADRFRDGRIFLAGDAAHVHSPAGGQGLNTSIQDAYNLGWKLGRVLRDGAPAALLDSYEEERRPNAAEMLGLSTRVHRGEQRRGAATQQLGIGYRGGPLSEGAAGALEAGDRAPDGPLDGGRPGSGRLFDAFRGPHFTLLSVGTDTVLPPLDPDAVHVHRLDAYEPYGKGLFLVRPDGYIGWAGDDATGLADYLTRC, via the coding sequence ATGGAACTTAACAGCGTTAAGGAAAGCGTCAAGGAAAGCGCGGAGACCGATGTGCTGATCGTCGGCGCGGGGCCCACCGGGCTCGCGCTGGCCGTGGATCTGGCCCGGCGCGGAGTGCGCACGACCGTGGCCGAGAAGGCGGAGCGGCTCTTCCCGGGCTCCCGGGGCAAGGGCCTCCAGCCCCGCACGCTGGAGGTCTTCGACGATCTCGGGGTGATCGGCGAGGTGCTGGCCGCGAGCGGGCCCGCCCCGGTCCAGATGATCTGGAAGGACGGCGGGCGACAGGGCGAACACCACATGTTCGACGCGGTCGAGACGACCCCGGCGGCGCCGTACGCGGGAACGCCGCGCATCCTGCCCCAGTGGCGCACCCAGGAGATCCTGTACGCGCGCCTGACCGGGCTGGGCGGCGAGGTCTCGTTCGGCAGCGCCCTGGACTCGATCACGCAGGACACGGCCGGGGTCACGGCGACGCTCTCCACCGGTGCCACCGTCCGCGCGGCGTACGCGGTGGCGGCCGACGGCGGCAGCAGCACGGTCCGCGCCGCGCTCGCCGTCGCGATGGCCGGAGAGTCCGTCGACCCGTCGTCCATGCTGGTCGCCGATGTACGTGTCCCCGCCCTGGACCGGCTGAACTGGCACGTCTTCCCGGCCGACGCCGGATTCCTGGCGCTCTGCCCGCTCCCCGGCACCGACGACTTCCAGCTGGCCGCGCGCTTCCCGGACGGGGAGCGCCCCGACCTCTCGCCCGACGGCGTACGCGCCCTGATCGCCGCCCGTACGCATCTCGGCGCGGCCGACGTCACCGAGGTGCTCTGGGCCTCGGACTTCCGGCCGCGCGCGGCCCTCGCCGACCGGTTCCGCGACGGCCGGATCTTCCTGGCGGGCGACGCCGCCCATGTCCACTCACCGGCCGGCGGCCAGGGGCTCAACACCAGCATCCAGGACGCGTACAACCTGGGGTGGAAGCTCGGCCGGGTGCTGCGCGACGGAGCCCCCGCGGCACTGCTCGACTCGTACGAGGAGGAACGGCGGCCCAACGCGGCCGAGATGCTGGGCCTCTCCACCCGCGTCCACCGCGGCGAGCAGCGGCGCGGGGCCGCCACCCAGCAGTTGGGCATCGGCTACCGCGGCGGACCGCTCTCCGAGGGGGCCGCGGGCGCCCTGGAGGCGGGCGACCGCGCACCCGACGGACCGCTGGACGGCGGGCGGCCGGGCAGTGGGCGGCTCTTCGACGCCTTCCGCGGGCCGCACTTCACCCTGCTCTCGGTGGGAACCGACACCGTGCTGCCACCGCTGGACCCCGACGCGGTGCACGTCCACCGGCTCGACGCCTACGAGCCGTACGGCAAGGGGCTGTTCCTCGTCCGGCCCGACGGATACATCGGCTGGGCGGGCGACGACGCCACCGGGCTGGCCGACTACCTCACACGCTGCTGA
- the leuE gene encoding leucine efflux protein LeuE, producing the protein MLGVTDLPTYLAGLVLIVLLPGPNSLYVLSVAARRGVRTGYTAAAGVFCGDTVLMTLSAAGVASLLQANPLLFGLVKYAGAGYLTYLAFGMVRTARALWRDRSDRSDRGAGTTDEQSPTLERPYRRALVVSLFNPKAILFFISFFVQFVDPHYAYPALSFVVLGALAQLASFLYLTLLIFGGTRLAAAFRRRRRLSAGVTTAAGALFLGFAVKLSLSSV; encoded by the coding sequence ATGCTCGGTGTCACGGATCTCCCGACCTACCTCGCCGGCCTGGTGCTGATCGTTCTGCTGCCGGGCCCCAATTCGCTGTACGTGCTCTCGGTCGCCGCCCGGCGCGGCGTCCGCACCGGATACACGGCGGCTGCCGGGGTGTTCTGCGGGGACACCGTGCTGATGACGCTCTCCGCCGCGGGAGTCGCCTCACTGCTCCAGGCCAACCCGCTGCTGTTCGGCCTGGTGAAGTACGCGGGCGCCGGTTATCTCACCTATCTGGCGTTCGGTATGGTCCGCACGGCCCGTGCGCTCTGGCGCGACCGGAGCGACCGGAGCGACCGGGGCGCGGGGACCACCGACGAGCAGTCGCCCACCCTGGAGCGGCCCTACCGCAGGGCCCTGGTGGTCAGCCTGTTCAACCCGAAGGCGATCCTGTTTTTCATTTCCTTCTTCGTGCAGTTCGTCGACCCGCACTACGCCTACCCGGCGCTCTCGTTCGTGGTCCTCGGCGCGCTGGCGCAGCTGGCGAGCTTCCTCTACCTCACCCTGCTGATATTCGGCGGCACCCGCCTCGCCGCCGCCTTCCGCCGCCGCAGGCGCCTCTCGGCCGGGGTGACGACGGCGGCGGGTGCGCTCTTCCTGGGCTTCGCGGTGAAGCTCTCGCTCAGCAGCGTGTGA
- a CDS encoding L,D-transpeptidase family protein: protein MRKILMGRALAAAAAVAVAAGCSVQTTGTRTADDAKAGGGASHRPTAGAQDSTATPGPARRPTASGAPSPAKRPAKRPAAPKPSAVPPGPTLMASGATGKQVRELQARLRQIAWFGATPTGTYGPVTVAAVKGFQGKRGLTRTGTTDTVTWRRLLAMTRTPTRDELNGTAGGHSAGKLDPRCLTGRVLCISKTSRTLRWVNDGKVLSTMDVRFGSQYTPTREGTFHIDFKSLHHVSTIYHTAMPYAMFFSGGQAVHYSSDFAARGYSGASHGCVNVRDKAKIAALFGQARTGDKVVVYR, encoded by the coding sequence ATGCGGAAGATCCTGATGGGCAGAGCGCTGGCCGCCGCCGCGGCGGTCGCCGTGGCGGCGGGCTGTTCGGTGCAGACCACGGGGACGCGGACGGCGGACGACGCGAAGGCGGGCGGCGGTGCGAGCCATCGCCCGACGGCCGGAGCGCAGGACAGCACCGCCACCCCGGGCCCGGCGCGGCGGCCGACGGCCTCCGGCGCACCGTCGCCCGCGAAGCGGCCCGCGAAGCGGCCCGCGGCACCGAAGCCCTCGGCCGTACCGCCCGGCCCGACCCTGATGGCGAGCGGCGCCACGGGCAAGCAGGTGCGCGAACTCCAGGCCAGGCTGCGGCAGATCGCCTGGTTCGGCGCCACCCCCACCGGGACGTACGGCCCGGTGACCGTCGCCGCAGTCAAGGGGTTCCAGGGCAAGCGCGGCCTGACCCGCACCGGCACCACGGACACCGTCACCTGGCGGCGACTGCTCGCCATGACGAGGACCCCGACCCGCGACGAGCTGAACGGAACGGCGGGCGGGCACTCCGCGGGCAAGCTCGACCCGCGCTGCCTCACCGGCCGGGTGCTCTGCATCAGCAAGACGAGCCGCACACTGCGCTGGGTCAATGACGGCAAGGTGCTCTCGACGATGGATGTGCGCTTCGGCTCGCAGTACACACCGACCCGCGAGGGGACCTTCCACATCGACTTCAAGAGCCTCCACCACGTGTCGACCATCTACCACACGGCCATGCCGTACGCGATGTTCTTCAGCGGGGGCCAGGCGGTGCACTACTCGTCGGACTTCGCGGCCCGCGGTTACAGCGGCGCCTCGCACGGCTGCGTCAACGTACGGGACAAGGCGAAGATCGCCGCACTCTTCGGCCAGGCACGGACCGGCGACAAGGTCGTCGTGTACCGGTGA
- a CDS encoding RNA polymerase sigma factor, giving the protein MLGDDAELTTAVLAAQDGDEDAFRTVYRAVHPRLLGYVRTLVGDPDAEDVTSEAWLQIARDLQRFSGDADRFRGWAARIARNRALDHIRMRGRRPAGGGDESELAAEPGESDTAGEAIEALATGRTMRLIAQLPQDQAEAVVLRVVVGLDAKSAAKTLGKRPGAVRTAAHRGLKKLAELLGPDVGPHGLDAVPTQRSAREGAEAAVGVTHSRPWTQKDM; this is encoded by the coding sequence GTGCTGGGGGACGACGCGGAGCTGACCACCGCGGTGCTCGCGGCGCAGGACGGGGACGAGGACGCCTTCCGGACTGTGTACCGCGCGGTGCACCCGCGACTGCTCGGGTATGTACGGACGCTGGTCGGTGATCCGGACGCCGAGGACGTGACGTCCGAGGCGTGGCTGCAGATCGCCCGCGACCTCCAGCGGTTCAGCGGCGACGCGGACCGCTTCCGCGGCTGGGCGGCCCGGATAGCCCGCAACCGCGCGCTCGACCACATACGGATGCGGGGCAGGCGCCCCGCGGGTGGCGGCGACGAGTCCGAACTGGCCGCGGAGCCGGGCGAATCGGACACCGCGGGAGAGGCCATCGAAGCCCTGGCCACCGGCCGCACGATGCGGCTCATCGCCCAGCTCCCGCAGGACCAGGCCGAAGCGGTGGTGCTGCGGGTCGTCGTCGGGCTCGACGCGAAGAGCGCGGCCAAAACGCTCGGCAAGCGGCCCGGTGCGGTACGGACCGCCGCGCACCGCGGGCTGAAGAAGCTCGCCGAACTGCTCGGCCCCGACGTGGGCCCGCACGGACTCGACGCCGTACCGACACAGCGCTCCGCACGCGAGGGGGCGGAAGCCGCGGTCGGTGTGACGCATTCGCGTCCGTGGACGCAGAAGGACATGTGA
- a CDS encoding cupin domain-containing protein — MTAHEGAGTAPAAGDNARALNNRVHHVRSGELDGYAAISGGTVDSKKLWMGLVENPPLSATDNHHHGESEAGIYVVSGHPVFVYHDGTEEVRLAAGPGDFFLVPPFVPHREENPDPDEPAVVVIARTTQEPIKVSVPELYHLEETAADQEGQ; from the coding sequence ATGACTGCCCACGAAGGTGCCGGGACCGCGCCGGCTGCTGGTGACAACGCGCGCGCACTGAACAACCGTGTCCACCATGTCCGATCCGGCGAGTTGGACGGTTACGCCGCCATCAGCGGCGGCACGGTCGATTCGAAGAAGCTCTGGATGGGCCTGGTGGAGAACCCGCCCCTGAGCGCAACGGACAACCATCATCACGGTGAATCCGAGGCAGGGATCTACGTGGTCAGCGGCCACCCCGTGTTCGTCTACCACGACGGCACGGAGGAGGTGCGGCTCGCCGCCGGCCCCGGCGACTTCTTCCTCGTTCCCCCGTTCGTCCCGCACCGCGAGGAGAACCCCGATCCGGACGAGCCCGCGGTCGTCGTGATCGCCCGGACCACTCAAGAGCCGATCAAGGTCTCCGTGCCTGAGCTGTACCACCTCGAAGAGACAGCCGCTGATCAAGAAGGTCAATGA
- a CDS encoding NAD(P)/FAD-dependent oxidoreductase, which translates to MTGANNDTSKQTSYDVIVIGGGAGGLNAALVLARARRTVAVVDSGEPRNAPSAHMHSFLSRDGVPPLTVLAAGRAEIARYGVVQIDGRADQVEAGETGGYVVRLEGGATLDARHVVLATGLRDELPEIPGVRAMWGEDVHFCPYCHGYEVRDQPIVVLGVHPASPGQALLLRQWSPHIVYVPHSRPLTDEERERMDACGVRVAEGPVSTLLSKDGRLQTVELADGRTVDCAGVFLFPTMTPNDGAFEGLGCEKNEQGWLVTDRSGRTSRPGLWAVGNVTDSRAQAVTAAGMGAAAAFALNHDLVDEEIERDLAAHRAAAADLSEASVPMC; encoded by the coding sequence ATGACTGGCGCCAACAACGACACCAGTAAACAGACCTCGTACGACGTCATCGTGATAGGCGGCGGGGCAGGAGGGCTGAACGCCGCGCTCGTGCTCGCCCGGGCCCGTCGCACCGTAGCCGTCGTCGACTCCGGGGAGCCCCGCAACGCCCCCTCTGCCCACATGCACAGCTTCCTCTCGCGTGACGGCGTCCCCCCGCTCACCGTGCTCGCGGCCGGCCGTGCGGAGATCGCGCGCTACGGCGTGGTCCAGATCGACGGCCGGGCGGACCAGGTCGAGGCCGGGGAGACCGGAGGGTACGTGGTCCGCCTGGAGGGCGGTGCGACCCTGGACGCCCGGCACGTCGTGCTCGCCACCGGCCTGCGCGACGAACTGCCCGAGATTCCGGGTGTGCGGGCGATGTGGGGCGAGGACGTGCACTTCTGCCCGTACTGCCACGGCTACGAGGTCCGCGACCAGCCGATCGTCGTACTCGGTGTGCACCCGGCCTCGCCCGGGCAGGCGCTGCTGCTGCGCCAGTGGTCGCCGCACATCGTGTATGTCCCGCACAGTCGCCCGCTCACCGACGAGGAGCGCGAACGCATGGACGCATGCGGGGTCCGAGTGGCGGAGGGGCCGGTGTCCACCCTGCTGAGCAAGGACGGCCGGCTCCAGACGGTGGAACTCGCCGACGGACGGACGGTGGACTGCGCCGGGGTGTTCCTCTTCCCGACGATGACGCCGAACGACGGGGCCTTCGAAGGTCTCGGCTGTGAGAAGAACGAGCAGGGCTGGCTGGTAACCGACCGGTCCGGCCGCACCAGCCGCCCCGGCCTGTGGGCCGTCGGCAACGTGACGGACTCGCGCGCCCAGGCCGTCACCGCGGCCGGCATGGGCGCCGCGGCCGCCTTCGCCCTCAACCACGACCTGGTGGACGAGGAGATCGAGCGTGATCTGGCGGCACACCGCGCCGCCGCCGCGGACCTCTCCGAGGCATCCGTCCCTATGTGCTGA
- a CDS encoding XRE family transcriptional regulator yields MEQSPTITRALSAVGPRLKRVRTARGVTLAALSEATGISKSTLSRLEAGQRRPSLELLLPIAQAHQVPLDELVGAPEVGDPRVRVKPHTVNGNTVLPLTRQPGPLQSYKMVLPASRDTPELCTHEGYEWLYVLSGRLRLILADHDLVLGPGEVAEFETRLPHWFGSTGKGPVEVLSVFGRQGERMHVRAHPTRRTPASGT; encoded by the coding sequence ATGGAGCAGTCACCGACGATCACCCGGGCCCTGTCCGCTGTCGGTCCCCGGCTCAAGCGGGTGCGCACCGCCCGTGGTGTCACCCTCGCCGCGCTGTCGGAGGCCACCGGCATCTCCAAGAGCACGTTGTCGCGTCTCGAAGCGGGACAGCGCCGCCCCAGCCTCGAACTGCTGCTGCCCATCGCCCAGGCCCACCAGGTCCCCCTCGACGAACTGGTCGGCGCCCCGGAGGTGGGCGACCCGCGCGTCCGGGTCAAGCCCCACACGGTGAACGGCAACACGGTGCTGCCGCTGACGCGTCAGCCCGGCCCGCTGCAGAGCTACAAGATGGTCCTGCCGGCGAGCCGCGACACCCCGGAGCTGTGCACCCACGAGGGGTACGAGTGGCTGTACGTGCTCTCCGGGCGGCTGCGGCTCATACTGGCCGACCACGACCTGGTCCTCGGCCCCGGCGAGGTGGCGGAGTTCGAGACCCGGCTGCCGCACTGGTTCGGAAGCACGGGGAAGGGGCCGGTGGAGGTACTCAGCGTCTTCGGCCGCCAGGGCGAGCGGATGCACGTACGCGCCCACCCGACACGGCGAACGCCCGCCTCCGGAACATGA
- a CDS encoding acyl-CoA dehydrogenase family protein: MARSRYEAVHEQFRVTCREFLHREVLPHHARWERDGITDREVWRKAGQAGLLGIGVDPAYGGGGEPDYRFPAVFSQEIMWARATAPGFVAHNDVIATYLARQTTEEQRKRWLPGLCSGELIAAIAMSEPDAGSNAADIRTTAVRDGDSYILNGQKTFITNGENADVVVVTVKTDPERGAQGISLLVVERGTPGFTRGRRMEKLGWHASDTCELFFDDCRVPADNLIGKENGGLAYMMAGLPRERLSIATVAVGAIERMLADTLEYAKNREVFGQTVGSFQHNRFQLATMETELTIAQVFLDHCVAALNAGQLSVTDAAKVKWWTTELQVDIANRCLQLHGGYGYLKESAISREWTNSRVQTIYGGTTEVMKELIGRSLGL, encoded by the coding sequence ATGGCACGCAGCAGGTACGAGGCCGTCCACGAGCAGTTCCGGGTCACCTGCCGGGAGTTCCTCCACCGCGAGGTACTGCCGCACCACGCCCGGTGGGAGCGGGACGGCATCACCGACCGCGAGGTGTGGCGCAAGGCCGGGCAGGCGGGGCTCCTCGGCATCGGTGTGGACCCCGCGTACGGCGGGGGCGGCGAGCCGGACTACCGCTTCCCGGCGGTGTTCTCGCAGGAGATCATGTGGGCCCGGGCGACGGCGCCCGGCTTCGTGGCCCACAACGACGTGATCGCCACCTACCTCGCCAGGCAGACCACGGAGGAGCAGCGCAAGCGGTGGCTGCCCGGGCTCTGTTCGGGCGAGCTCATCGCGGCGATCGCGATGAGCGAGCCCGACGCCGGCTCCAACGCCGCCGACATCCGCACCACGGCGGTCCGCGACGGCGACTCCTACATCCTCAACGGCCAGAAGACGTTCATCACCAACGGCGAGAACGCCGATGTCGTCGTGGTCACCGTCAAGACCGACCCCGAGCGCGGCGCCCAGGGCATCAGCCTGCTGGTAGTGGAACGTGGCACACCCGGCTTCACCCGCGGGCGGCGCATGGAGAAGCTGGGCTGGCACGCCAGCGACACCTGCGAGCTGTTCTTCGACGACTGCCGGGTGCCGGCCGACAACCTGATCGGCAAGGAGAACGGCGGCCTCGCCTACATGATGGCCGGACTGCCCCGCGAGCGGCTGAGCATCGCCACCGTGGCGGTGGGCGCGATCGAGCGGATGCTGGCGGACACCCTGGAATACGCCAAGAACCGCGAGGTCTTCGGCCAGACCGTCGGAAGCTTCCAGCACAACCGCTTCCAACTCGCGACAATGGAAACCGAGCTGACGATCGCTCAGGTCTTCCTCGATCACTGCGTCGCCGCGCTCAACGCCGGACAGCTCTCGGTGACGGACGCGGCCAAGGTGAAATGGTGGACGACGGAACTCCAGGTGGACATCGCGAACCGTTGCCTTCAACTCCACGGCGGCTACGGCTATCTGAAGGAGAGCGCGATCTCCCGGGAGTGGACCAACAGCCGGGTGCAGACGATCTACGGCGGGACGACAGAGGTGATGAAGGAGCTGATCGGGAGGTCCCTCGGCCTCTGA
- a CDS encoding thioesterase domain-containing protein produces the protein MEPVSRPPVRLYCFPHAGATSLVYRSWQPLGEPHLLVRGVDAPGRGTRRQERKAAGFHALVRCMAEQVVADLLTERERTPGLRWATFGHSFGSTMSLAVAAEVTRQVGVAPERAVLSGAVPPGLQRPGPLLDSVPDEELLARTAADGGTPSAVLADPTMRRILLRMLREDDAVRAEFTQEAGGLRVDFPLTLIAAREDVHAPPEKVWQWAAHSAVPVHRVEIDGGHFAAVRRPKDTLTTIVDDTDPGEG, from the coding sequence GTGGAACCCGTATCAAGGCCTCCGGTACGGCTCTACTGCTTTCCCCACGCGGGGGCGACCTCGCTGGTCTACCGGAGCTGGCAGCCGCTCGGTGAGCCGCACCTGCTGGTCCGGGGGGTGGACGCCCCGGGCCGCGGGACCCGCCGTCAGGAGCGGAAGGCCGCCGGCTTCCACGCCCTCGTGCGATGTATGGCTGAGCAGGTGGTGGCCGATCTGCTGACGGAACGGGAGCGGACGCCCGGCCTGCGCTGGGCGACGTTCGGGCACAGTTTCGGCTCGACCATGAGCCTCGCGGTGGCGGCGGAGGTGACCCGGCAGGTCGGCGTGGCGCCGGAAAGAGCCGTGCTGTCCGGGGCGGTCCCGCCCGGGCTCCAGCGGCCCGGGCCGCTGCTCGACTCCGTACCCGACGAGGAACTGCTCGCCAGGACCGCCGCCGACGGAGGGACCCCGTCCGCCGTCCTCGCCGACCCGACGATGCGCCGCATCCTGCTGCGGATGCTCCGGGAGGACGACGCCGTCCGGGCCGAGTTCACCCAGGAGGCGGGCGGGCTGCGGGTGGACTTCCCGCTCACCCTGATCGCCGCCCGGGAGGACGTCCATGCTCCGCCGGAGAAGGTCTGGCAGTGGGCCGCGCACAGCGCGGTGCCCGTCCACCGGGTGGAGATCGACGGCGGCCACTTCGCGGCCGTCCGGCGTCCCAAGGACACCCTGACCACCATCGTCGACGACACCGACCCCGGAGAGGGGTGA